One Halarcobacter ebronensis genomic window carries:
- a CDS encoding thioredoxin family protein — MKIEILGTGCSKCEALTNNVKVAVAKKGIFAQIEKVDDMVKIMNYGVMSTPALVINGEVKSTGKLLNVEEIEELLK, encoded by the coding sequence ATGAAAATTGAGATTTTAGGAACAGGCTGTTCAAAATGTGAAGCTTTAACAAATAATGTAAAAGTAGCAGTTGCAAAAAAAGGAATTTTTGCACAAATAGAAAAAGTGGATGATATGGTAAAAATTATGAATTATGGAGTTATGAGTACTCCAGCTCTTGTAATAAATGGAGAGGTTAAATCAACAGGAAAACTTCTTAATGTTGAAGAGATTGAGGAACTTCTAAAATAG
- a CDS encoding permease, which yields MFYYWEKFVDYLIYTLFNMDKSSHLTQALHFFIYDTVKILILLVLIIFIVSYLRTWFNVEKVRAYLQGKSEFTGNILAAIFGIITPFCTCSAIPLFLGFLQARIPLGVTFSFLISAPLNNEIAIAMLFGLFGWKITAIYIGFGLLVAIVGGFIIGRMNMEKYILLEVKPMQGCCDNPTIKLDSKTRVKEAWDYTMDIFRKIYIYVLLGVAVGAFIHGYIPTDFIARYTGGDAWYTVPLAVILGIPMYSSAAGVMPLVEVLTSKGMLLGSALSFMMAVTALSLPEAMILKRLLHTKLIATFFIIVGCGIIAIGYIFNTIL from the coding sequence ATGTTTTATTATTGGGAAAAATTTGTAGACTATTTAATCTATACTCTATTTAATATGGATAAGAGTAGTCATTTAACTCAAGCTTTGCACTTCTTTATTTATGATACTGTTAAAATTTTGATTCTTCTTGTATTGATTATTTTTATAGTCTCATATTTAAGAACTTGGTTTAATGTTGAAAAAGTAAGAGCCTATTTACAAGGAAAATCAGAGTTTACAGGAAATATATTAGCTGCAATATTTGGGATAATAACTCCTTTTTGTACTTGCAGTGCAATTCCTCTTTTTCTGGGATTTTTACAAGCAAGAATTCCTTTGGGAGTTACTTTCTCTTTTTTAATCTCAGCTCCACTTAATAATGAGATAGCAATAGCAATGCTTTTTGGACTTTTTGGTTGGAAAATTACAGCTATTTATATAGGTTTTGGACTTCTTGTAGCTATTGTTGGAGGTTTTATTATAGGAAGGATGAATATGGAAAAATATATTCTTCTTGAGGTAAAACCAATGCAAGGGTGTTGTGATAATCCAACTATAAAGTTAGATAGTAAAACAAGAGTAAAAGAGGCTTGGGATTACACTATGGATATTTTTAGAAAAATTTATATCTATGTGTTGTTAGGAGTTGCTGTAGGAGCGTTTATTCATGGATATATTCCAACAGATTTTATTGCTCGTTATACAGGTGGAGATGCTTGGTACACAGTACCTTTAGCTGTTATTTTAGGAATTCCAATGTACTCAAGTGCAGCAGGTGTAATGCCCCTTGTTGAGGTTTTAACTTCTAAAGGTATGCTTCTAGGAAGTGCACTTTCTTTTATGATGGCAGTTACTGCATTGAGTCTTCCAGAAGCAATGATTTTAAAAAGATTACTTCATACAAAACTTATTGCAACATTTTTTATAATAGTTGGATGTGGAATTATTGCCATTGGATATATTTTTAATACGATTTTATAA
- a CDS encoding PepSY-associated TM helix domain-containing protein has translation MKSKEKNKVENKTNVFYKAVWRWHFYAGVFVVPFMLILAVTGIMMMYIGFFDGRDGENIIIRVPENNTMISLEKQSQIARSSIVGSNVVELIKAPSENRVNVFRLKLENGTQKMIAVNPYSGKIIKDWERRQGWYDLADNIHSDLLIGKTGDRILEISAGFGIILIITGLYLWWPRDRKISKVLAFDFSLKGREFFKNFHVTLGVYVSIFFFLFLLSGMSWTGVWGAKIVQAWSTFPAQKWDKIPLSDKTHASLNYGPSEGMPWAIEHTNLPMSGSKMGLKGTLDNEKINIDSIVNLANEIGFKERYRVSFPKGETGVWTINQDTMNSDSKNPFVDKTVHIDRYTGKILAKVTFDDYSLAGKVMAVSIPIHMGLVTIWNLIINTLICLSVIALSITGLVMWWKRRPANAGFKLSAPPMPKNLPHWKNAMFIMLLVSLFFPLVGITLIVVLALDILVFSKIKVLKNIFS, from the coding sequence ATGAAATCAAAAGAAAAAAATAAAGTAGAAAACAAAACTAATGTTTTCTATAAAGCGGTTTGGAGATGGCATTTTTATGCTGGAGTTTTTGTAGTACCATTTATGCTAATATTAGCAGTTACAGGTATTATGATGATGTATATTGGATTTTTTGATGGAAGAGATGGGGAAAATATTATTATTCGTGTTCCTGAAAATAATACAATGATAAGTTTAGAAAAACAATCACAGATTGCAAGATCTTCAATTGTTGGTTCAAATGTTGTGGAGTTAATAAAAGCTCCAAGTGAAAATAGAGTTAATGTTTTTAGATTAAAGTTAGAAAATGGTACTCAAAAAATGATTGCGGTAAACCCATATTCTGGCAAAATTATAAAAGATTGGGAAAGAAGACAAGGTTGGTATGATTTAGCTGATAATATCCATAGTGATTTATTGATAGGAAAAACTGGGGATAGAATTTTAGAGATAAGTGCAGGGTTTGGTATTATTTTAATTATTACTGGTTTATATCTATGGTGGCCAAGAGATAGGAAAATTTCAAAGGTTTTAGCTTTTGATTTTTCTTTGAAAGGTAGAGAATTTTTTAAGAATTTTCACGTTACATTAGGTGTATATGTTTCAATTTTCTTTTTTCTTTTTTTACTTTCTGGGATGTCATGGACAGGTGTATGGGGAGCAAAAATAGTTCAAGCTTGGAGTACTTTTCCTGCTCAAAAATGGGATAAGATTCCATTATCAGATAAGACTCATGCTTCTTTAAATTATGGTCCTAGTGAAGGTATGCCTTGGGCAATAGAACATACTAATTTACCAATGTCAGGCTCAAAAATGGGACTAAAAGGTACTTTAGATAATGAAAAAATTAATATAGATTCAATAGTAAACCTAGCAAATGAGATTGGTTTTAAAGAAAGATATAGAGTATCCTTTCCTAAAGGAGAAACTGGTGTATGGACTATAAACCAAGATACTATGAATAGTGATTCCAAAAATCCATTTGTTGATAAAACAGTTCATATAGATAGATATACAGGAAAAATTTTGGCAAAAGTAACATTTGATGATTATTCCCTTGCCGGTAAAGTTATGGCTGTATCTATTCCTATTCATATGGGGCTTGTAACAATTTGGAATCTTATAATAAATACTTTGATTTGTTTATCTGTAATAGCCTTAAGTATTACTGGACTTGTAATGTGGTGGAAAAGAAGACCAGCAAATGCTGGATTTAAACTAAGTGCTCCTCCTATGCCAAAAAATTTACCCCATTGGAAAAATGCTATGTTTATAATGCTTTTAGTCTCTTTATTTTTTCCACTTGTTGGAATTACTTTAATAGTTGTATTGGCTTTAGATATTTTAGTTTTTTCAAAAATAAAAGTACTTAAAAATATATTTTCATAA
- a CDS encoding MerR family transcriptional regulator, translating into MKIIDGKDYYKMSELVQLVDLSNYTISFYDKKGLLPNTVNTSKNMKYYPHITITVLNLIKYFKENLNFSIDYIKELFDYYRINFDDRAELILQSIQMLSNEIKNPILKKDLDQELLKEAISLDLLDDKKIYFKTETEVLKTYSELRKYDISTKLISEYVRTSKKLALLERELSTKVLEETGFLPEILVLDILNSFKPYIFNRHTIIEFKKEKKGI; encoded by the coding sequence ATGAAAATTATTGATGGAAAAGATTACTATAAGATGAGTGAGCTTGTACAACTGGTTGACCTTAGCAATTATACAATCTCTTTTTATGATAAAAAAGGTTTGCTTCCAAATACAGTTAATACTTCAAAAAATATGAAGTACTATCCTCATATCACAATTACAGTTTTAAATCTAATAAAATATTTCAAAGAGAATCTAAATTTTTCAATAGATTATATAAAAGAGCTTTTTGATTACTATAGAATTAACTTTGACGATAGAGCAGAGCTTATTTTGCAATCAATCCAAATGCTCTCAAATGAGATAAAAAATCCAATTTTAAAAAAAGATTTAGACCAGGAGCTTTTAAAAGAGGCTATTAGTTTAGATTTGTTAGATGACAAAAAGATATATTTCAAAACAGAAACAGAGGTATTAAAAACCTATAGTGAGCTTAGAAAATATGATATCTCCACAAAACTTATAAGTGAATATGTAAGAACAAGCAAAAAACTTGCTCTTTTAGAAAGAGAACTAAGCACAAAAGTTTTGGAAGAGACGGGATTTTTACCTGAGATTTTAGTTTTAGATATTCTAAACTCTTTTAAGCCATATATTTTCAATAGACACACAATTATTGAGTTCAAAAAAGAGAAAAAGGGGATTTAA
- a CDS encoding arsenate reductase ArsC: MKKVLILCTGNSCRSIIAEALINAKCEGICADSSGVKASGRVNENAKKLLEQKGIWKEEYHSKTLDTVINNEYDLVVTVCDHANETCPMFPKPVKKIHIGFEDPDGKGFEAFEKIYEEIESILLPKVVDAVLS, translated from the coding sequence ATGAAAAAAGTATTGATTTTATGTACAGGAAACTCTTGTAGAAGCATAATAGCTGAAGCACTTATAAATGCAAAATGTGAAGGCATTTGTGCTGATTCTTCAGGAGTAAAAGCTAGTGGAAGAGTAAATGAAAATGCAAAAAAACTTTTAGAGCAAAAAGGTATTTGGAAAGAGGAATATCATAGTAAAACTTTAGATACAGTTATTAACAACGAGTATGATTTGGTTGTAACAGTATGTGATCATGCAAATGAAACATGTCCAATGTTTCCTAAACCAGTTAAAAAAATACATATTGGTTTTGAAGATCCAGATGGAAAAGGTTTTGAAGCTTTTGAGAAAATCTATGAAGAGATTGAATCAATTTTACTTCCAAAAGTAGTAGATGCGGTTTTATCATAA
- a CDS encoding acyl-[ACP]--phospholipid O-acyltransferase, which yields MLKTNQNIYIIKFAFLIVVFCNVVVDVAHKVLLQNIAFKIFDGSEQVVWISIINAMIIIPFLLLFSISGFLSDRYNKKDILIYGAISSFTLSVLMVLSYLSGNFYLAMLNLTLLAVQSAIYSPAKFGIIMDIWGKGNLAKGNSSLQAVSIIAILFSIASGSYVFESFYNSNALQTLQTKEELLLAILPLTYYIVPVAFLEMLLSLLVLRRLNTNYSFDESLVLDKNKLLRGELLKKNIKMLFSNNLVSLSVVGLSVFWGISQGLMAVFPSYAKEYLNITDVFVINGVLAASGIGIALGSIIYSKLSRHYIEIGTIPLAALGMALMIYCSTIVESSLMLSLTFLFFGVFGGMFVVPLNALIQFNAKKKTLGTILAGNNWFHSLAMFIMLCLTTVVSYNNLNPLSTIYLILFITIVGMAYTVYSLPQSMILLFVKIIVGLKYKLDVQGLKNIPSNGGALLLGNHVSWIDWAVVFMSSPRQIRFVMHKPIYEKWYLTWILKLFNVIPISNSSSKQTIKTIAKCLDDGDIVVLFPEGSITRTGHLGEFKRGFELILKQTKDDIPVIAFYIRGLWESMFSRANRKYKSLRRIKSVTVSFSNPIKKGEATASKVKQVVKELSSKSWREHTNSLGTIQEVVFDRLKEMKTYKIFADTTGLEVSAYKFLTAITLFKNILKTKLQGEHIGLLLPSSVGGAFMNCSVLMLGKVTINLNFTSSMQTLAECVKKAEIKSLITSKKFVEKLIEKGIKIDEVLSLCEVIYVEDMKKEITKTKGIITLISIVLLPSFILKAIHLKKVNKDSTAVIMFSSGSEGVPKGVELTHSNIIGNSKQIASVINANEDDIIVGSLPLFHAFGTVVTMFLPLIEGITCVAHPDPTDGYAIGKLVEKYKATIILGTSTFFRLYAKNPKVKKEMFSSLRLVVAGAEKLSQKVREDFEKRFNKNILEGFGTTETTPVACCNLPDIKTSTGEFQLGSKLGTVGMPIPGTKIKIVDPSTFNELKVGEEGMILISGVQVMKGYLKDEKRTKEAIIEKNGEKYYITGDKGRLDSDGFLTIVDRYSRFAKLGGEMVSLGLVEEKIKALITNDEIDVVVTAINDEKKGEKIVALLSHISSDELEILKNEVKESFDNNLMLPSEYKIVEEVPKLGSGKTDFGMAKKVAMQLM from the coding sequence ATGTTAAAAACAAATCAGAATATTTATATTATAAAATTTGCTTTTTTAATTGTTGTTTTTTGTAATGTAGTTGTTGATGTTGCCCACAAAGTTTTACTTCAAAATATTGCATTTAAAATATTTGATGGTAGTGAACAAGTTGTTTGGATATCAATTATAAATGCCATGATAATTATCCCTTTTTTACTTCTTTTTTCTATAAGTGGATTTTTGTCTGATAGATATAATAAAAAAGATATTTTGATATATGGAGCTATCTCTTCTTTTACCTTATCAGTTTTGATGGTTTTATCTTATCTTAGTGGAAATTTTTATTTAGCAATGTTAAACCTAACACTTTTAGCTGTACAAAGTGCAATCTATTCTCCTGCTAAATTTGGAATTATTATGGATATTTGGGGGAAAGGTAATCTTGCAAAAGGGAACTCCTCTTTGCAGGCAGTTTCAATAATTGCTATTTTGTTTTCAATTGCAAGTGGCTCATATGTTTTTGAATCTTTTTATAATTCAAATGCTTTACAAACATTGCAGACAAAAGAGGAACTTCTTCTTGCAATATTGCCTCTTACATACTATATTGTTCCTGTTGCCTTTTTAGAGATGCTACTCTCTTTATTAGTTTTAAGAAGGCTTAATACAAACTATAGTTTTGATGAAAGTTTAGTTTTAGATAAAAACAAACTTCTAAGAGGAGAGCTTTTAAAGAAAAATATTAAAATGCTTTTCTCAAATAATCTTGTCTCTTTATCTGTGGTTGGTTTATCAGTCTTCTGGGGAATTTCTCAAGGTTTAATGGCTGTATTTCCCTCATATGCAAAAGAGTATTTGAATATAACAGATGTATTTGTTATAAATGGAGTTCTTGCAGCTTCTGGCATTGGTATAGCTTTAGGTTCAATAATATACTCTAAACTTTCAAGACACTATATAGAAATAGGAACAATACCCCTTGCTGCTTTGGGAATGGCATTAATGATATATTGTTCAACAATTGTAGAGAGTTCTTTAATGCTCTCTTTGACATTTTTATTTTTTGGAGTTTTTGGAGGGATGTTTGTGGTTCCTTTAAATGCTCTAATACAATTTAATGCAAAAAAGAAAACTTTAGGAACTATCTTAGCTGGTAATAATTGGTTTCACTCTTTGGCTATGTTTATTATGCTTTGCCTTACAACTGTAGTTTCATATAATAATCTAAATCCACTAAGTACAATTTATTTGATTCTTTTTATAACTATTGTTGGGATGGCTTATACTGTTTATAGTCTTCCCCAATCTATGATTTTACTTTTTGTAAAGATAATTGTTGGATTAAAGTACAAATTAGATGTTCAAGGTTTGAAAAATATCCCTTCAAATGGGGGAGCTTTACTTCTTGGAAATCATGTCTCTTGGATAGATTGGGCAGTTGTATTTATGAGCTCTCCAAGACAAATTAGATTTGTGATGCATAAACCAATTTATGAGAAGTGGTATTTAACTTGGATATTAAAACTTTTTAATGTAATTCCCATCTCAAATAGTTCAAGTAAACAGACAATAAAAACCATTGCAAAGTGTTTAGATGATGGAGATATTGTAGTTCTTTTTCCTGAAGGAAGTATTACAAGAACTGGACATCTAGGTGAGTTTAAAAGGGGCTTTGAACTTATTTTAAAACAGACAAAAGATGATATTCCTGTAATCGCTTTTTATATTAGAGGTTTGTGGGAATCTATGTTTAGTAGAGCAAATAGAAAATATAAAAGTTTAAGAAGAATAAAAAGTGTTACAGTCTCTTTTTCAAACCCAATAAAAAAAGGAGAAGCAACTGCATCAAAGGTTAAGCAAGTAGTTAAAGAACTTTCATCTAAATCATGGAGAGAACATACAAACTCACTTGGAACTATCCAAGAGGTGGTTTTTGATAGATTAAAAGAGATGAAAACCTATAAAATTTTTGCAGATACAACAGGGCTTGAGGTTAGTGCATATAAATTTTTAACAGCAATTACTCTTTTTAAAAATATACTAAAAACAAAACTTCAAGGAGAACATATAGGTTTACTGCTTCCTTCAAGTGTAGGTGGGGCTTTTATGAACTGTTCAGTTTTAATGTTAGGAAAAGTTACTATAAATCTTAATTTTACCTCTTCTATGCAAACTTTGGCAGAGTGTGTAAAAAAAGCAGAGATAAAAAGCCTGATTACCTCTAAAAAATTTGTTGAAAAACTTATTGAAAAGGGTATAAAAATTGATGAAGTCTTATCTTTGTGTGAAGTTATTTATGTTGAAGATATGAAAAAAGAGATAACAAAAACTAAAGGGATAATAACTCTTATCTCAATAGTTCTTCTTCCAAGTTTTATTTTAAAAGCAATACATTTAAAAAAAGTGAATAAAGACTCAACAGCAGTTATAATGTTTAGTAGTGGAAGTGAAGGAGTTCCAAAAGGAGTTGAGTTAACCCACAGCAATATAATAGGAAACTCAAAACAAATTGCTTCAGTTATTAATGCAAACGAGGATGATATTATTGTTGGTTCACTACCTTTGTTTCACGCTTTTGGAACTGTTGTAACAATGTTTTTACCACTTATTGAAGGAATCACATGTGTAGCTCATCCTGATCCAACAGATGGTTATGCAATTGGTAAACTTGTGGAAAAATATAAAGCAACTATTATCCTTGGAACTTCTACTTTTTTTAGACTTTATGCAAAAAATCCAAAGGTGAAAAAAGAGATGTTTTCTTCTCTAAGACTTGTTGTTGCTGGGGCTGAAAAACTTTCACAAAAAGTAAGAGAGGATTTTGAAAAAAGGTTTAATAAAAATATTTTAGAGGGTTTTGGAACAACAGAAACAACTCCTGTTGCTTGTTGCAATCTTCCAGATATTAAAACTTCAACGGGAGAGTTTCAGCTAGGAAGTAAGCTTGGAACAGTTGGTATGCCAATTCCTGGAACAAAGATTAAAATAGTAGATCCAAGCACTTTTAATGAACTTAAAGTTGGAGAAGAGGGGATGATATTAATCTCTGGAGTTCAAGTTATGAAAGGCTACTTAAAAGATGAAAAAAGGACAAAAGAGGCAATAATTGAAAAAAATGGTGAGAAGTATTATATAACAGGAGATAAAGGAAGATTAGACAGTGATGGTTTTTTAACTATTGTTGATAGATACTCAAGATTTGCAAAACTTGGTGGAGAGATGGTAAGTTTAGGATTAGTTGAAGAGAAGATTAAAGCTTTAATTACTAATGATGAAATTGATGTTGTTGTTACTGCTATAAATGATGAAAAAAAAGGTGAAAAAATTGTTGCACTGCTTTCTCATATAAGTAGTGATGAGCTTGAAATACTAAAAAATGAAGTAAAAGAGAGTTTTGATAATAATTTAATGCTGCCTTCAGAGTATAAAATAGTAGAAGAAGTACCAAAACTAGGAAGTGGTAAAACAGATTTTGGTATGGCAAAAAAAGTTGCAATGCAGCTTATGTAG
- a CDS encoding pyridoxamine 5'-phosphate oxidase family protein: protein MAKLSDKLDKKDIDFIKGQKMFFVATAPKKGKINISPKGLDKTFKVIDDNTVLWLNYFGSGNETAAHLLEDERMTLMFCAFEGEPNILRLYCKAKAIQEKDKKWEKYISYFPDTNGARQVFKVKILKVNNSCGKGVPLYDFIDQREDLKKYYKKKSKEEQIEYMKKNNQKSFDGKPTKLFED from the coding sequence ATGGCAAAACTTAGCGATAAATTGGATAAAAAAGATATTGACTTTATAAAAGGTCAAAAGATGTTTTTTGTTGCAACTGCTCCAAAAAAAGGAAAAATCAATATCTCTCCAAAGGGTTTGGATAAGACCTTTAAGGTAATTGATGATAATACCGTTTTATGGTTAAACTACTTTGGAAGTGGAAATGAAACAGCTGCACATCTTCTTGAGGATGAAAGAATGACACTTATGTTTTGTGCTTTTGAAGGAGAGCCAAATATTCTAAGACTATACTGTAAAGCAAAAGCTATTCAAGAGAAAGATAAAAAATGGGAAAAATATATCTCATACTTTCCAGATACAAATGGAGCAAGACAAGTTTTTAAAGTAAAAATATTAAAAGTAAATAACTCTTGTGGGAAAGGTGTTCCACTCTATGATTTTATAGACCAAAGGGAAGATTTGAAAAAATATTATAAGAAAAAAAGTAAAGAGGAGCAAATAGAGTATATGAAAAAAAACAATCAAAAAAGTTTTGATGGAAAACCAACAAAACTCTTTGAAGATTAA
- a CDS encoding arsenic transporter codes for MLLASSIFIITLIFVIWQPKNLQIGTTAVIGAIVALLFGVVSLNDVLAVTNIVWDATLAFIGIIILSMVLDEIGFFEWCAIKMAKLSKGDGHLMFVYSLLLGSFVSALFANDGAALILTPILLAKMKILKLNAKTILAFLLAGGFISDSASLPFVFSNLTNIVTANFFNIGFAQYLSNMIIPYIVSTVVSIAVLWLFLRKDIPAKVDITLLKNADEVLKNKTLFKFSWIFLTLLIAGYFIGDSYDLPISLFALSGALIFLAIASYMKSAKAWLTIKNAPWQVVWFSIGLYIVVYGLKNAGLTDELTYILNILAQKGDAVAIIGTGFISAILSAIMNNMPTVMVMDIALKDIPNEALAYANIIGCNLGPKMTPFGSLATLLWLYVLGKKGVHIGFWQYSKFGLMVTPPVLFVVLLTLI; via the coding sequence ATGCTTTTAGCAAGTTCGATTTTTATTATTACACTTATATTTGTTATTTGGCAACCAAAAAATTTGCAAATAGGGACAACAGCAGTAATTGGTGCCATTGTAGCTTTGCTTTTTGGAGTTGTTAGTTTAAATGATGTTTTAGCTGTTACAAATATTGTTTGGGATGCAACTTTGGCTTTTATAGGAATTATAATTTTATCTATGGTTTTAGATGAGATTGGATTTTTTGAGTGGTGCGCAATAAAGATGGCAAAACTATCAAAGGGTGATGGTCATTTGATGTTCGTATATTCACTGCTTCTTGGTTCTTTTGTTTCTGCACTCTTTGCAAATGATGGTGCGGCACTGATTTTAACACCAATTTTACTTGCAAAAATGAAGATACTGAAACTAAATGCAAAGACTATTTTGGCCTTTTTGCTTGCAGGAGGTTTTATAAGTGATAGTGCATCTTTACCTTTTGTATTTTCAAATTTAACAAACATTGTTACTGCAAACTTTTTTAATATAGGATTTGCTCAATATCTTTCAAATATGATTATCCCATATATTGTAAGTACAGTGGTATCTATAGCTGTATTATGGCTTTTTTTAAGAAAAGATATTCCAGCAAAAGTTGATATAACGCTACTTAAAAATGCAGATGAAGTACTTAAAAACAAAACACTTTTTAAATTTTCATGGATTTTTCTTACTTTATTAATTGCAGGATATTTTATAGGTGATAGTTATGATCTTCCAATCTCTTTGTTTGCACTAAGTGGTGCATTGATCTTTTTGGCAATTGCAAGTTATATGAAGAGTGCAAAAGCTTGGCTTACAATAAAAAATGCACCTTGGCAAGTGGTTTGGTTTAGTATTGGACTTTATATTGTTGTTTATGGTTTAAAAAATGCAGGTTTAACTGATGAATTGACATATATTTTAAATATTTTAGCTCAAAAAGGTGATGCAGTTGCAATAATTGGAACAGGCTTTATCTCTGCAATTTTAAGTGCAATTATGAACAATATGCCAACAGTTATGGTTATGGATATAGCTTTAAAAGATATTCCAAATGAGGCATTAGCTTATGCAAATATAATTGGATGTAATTTGGGACCAAAAATGACTCCCTTTGGAAGTTTAGCAACACTTCTTTGGTTGTATGTTTTAGGTAAAAAAGGGGTTCATATCGGATTTTGGCAATATAGTAAATTTGGACTTATGGTAACTCCACCAGTTCTATTTGTAGTTTTATTAACATTAATTTAA
- a CDS encoding EamA family transporter: MNQERLGHIYATFAFLIWGGLSPIYFKEVASVNSFEILLYRVVFSVFTLLPLLIYNKEIKLFLGTMKDKRKLKYLFASTFFVSLNWLIFIWAIANNKILETSLGYYINPLVNVFLGFVFFSERMTKNQYIAIFIAFCAVSYQLITLGHIPYISLSCNIFWTLCSA; the protein is encoded by the coding sequence TTGAATCAAGAACGATTAGGGCATATTTATGCAACCTTTGCATTTCTCATATGGGGAGGTTTGTCTCCTATTTATTTTAAAGAAGTTGCTTCAGTAAACTCTTTTGAAATACTGCTTTATAGAGTTGTGTTTTCAGTTTTTACACTTTTACCTCTTTTAATTTATAATAAAGAGATAAAACTTTTTTTAGGAACAATGAAAGATAAGCGAAAACTTAAATATCTGTTTGCTTCAACTTTTTTTGTTTCTCTAAATTGGCTTATATTTATTTGGGCTATTGCAAATAACAAAATACTAGAGACCTCACTTGGATACTATATTAATCCTTTGGTAAATGTATTTTTAGGTTTTGTTTTTTTTAGTGAAAGAATGACAAAAAATCAATATATAGCTATTTTTATTGCTTTTTGTGCAGTATCTTATCAACTAATAACTTTAGGGCATATTCCATATATTTCTCTCTCTTGCAATATCTTTTGGACTTTATGCTCTGCTTAG
- a CDS encoding ArsR/SmtB family transcription factor: MDIFLKSASALNDETRVKLLKFINTHGKCCVCDLENSFDMIQSRLSRHLKILKEGGFLRVDRVGRWAYYSIRTPLDEFRQSAIKEIMTLDIDLPKLNKICEKK, encoded by the coding sequence ATGGATATTTTTTTAAAATCTGCATCAGCTTTAAATGATGAGACCAGAGTAAAACTTCTTAAATTTATTAATACTCATGGCAAATGTTGTGTTTGTGATTTGGAAAACTCTTTTGATATGATTCAATCACGTCTTTCAAGGCACCTAAAAATATTAAAAGAGGGTGGATTTTTAAGAGTTGATAGGGTTGGAAGATGGGCTTATTACTCTATTAGAACACCCCTTGATGAGTTTAGACAAAGTGCCATAAAAGAGATTATGACCTTGGATATAGATTTACCAAAATTAAATAAAATATGTGAAAAAAAATGA
- a CDS encoding gamma-glutamylcyclotransferase family protein, whose amino-acid sequence MIETLFVYGTLMPNRPNGHVLENIVGKFVPATVKGRLVDAGWSASMGYPGIRLDKPVDTVHGYLFYSANLINHWDYLDEFEGLEFVRTPVTVERYDELEVETYIYVLKPEVEEMLEE is encoded by the coding sequence ATGATAGAGACACTATTTGTTTATGGAACACTAATGCCAAATAGACCAAATGGACATGTTTTGGAAAATATTGTAGGTAAATTTGTACCAGCTACAGTAAAAGGAAGGCTTGTTGATGCAGGATGGAGTGCAAGTATGGGTTATCCTGGAATAAGACTTGATAAACCAGTTGATACGGTTCATGGCTATCTTTTCTATTCAGCAAATTTAATAAACCATTGGGATTATTTAGATGAGTTTGAAGGTTTAGAGTTTGTAAGAACTCCTGTTACAGTTGAAAGATATGATGAGTTGGAGGTTGAGACCTATATTTATGTGTTAAAACCAGAAGTTGAAGAGATGTTGGAAGAGTAA